Proteins encoded together in one Prosthecobacter fusiformis window:
- a CDS encoding BrnT family toxin — protein MDFDWIGVAFDLTKLPPKDIEESFEDPFSLKLLPDDNGDGTSARYYNLGKALSGRAVFGVFWTDGKRYRVIYARDMTHTEADFFERKKAEDM, from the coding sequence ATGGACTTCGACTGGATTGGCGTTGCCTTTGATCTCACCAAGCTGCCTCCCAAGGATATTGAGGAGTCGTTTGAAGATCCGTTTTCCCTGAAGCTGCTGCCGGATGATAATGGCGACGGCACTAGCGCCCGCTATTACAACCTGGGCAAGGCCCTGAGCGGGCGTGCTGTTTTCGGGGTTTTTTGGACCGACGGCAAACGCTACCGAGTCATTTATGCCCGAGACATGACGCACACGGAGGCGGATTTTTTTGAGCGCAAGAAAGCGGAGGACATGTAA
- a CDS encoding VOC family protein, whose protein sequence is MVTKLLHTRYRVNDLDKTVTFYKDVLGLQEIKRHKSPRGSELVFLKTPNSDELIEICSFPASGPVTLGPDVTHLAFEVDDLESFAKHAAEKGYPFSDGPTESSSGTFAFIDAPEGYEIELIQYRK, encoded by the coding sequence ATGGTCACCAAACTCCTTCACACCCGCTATCGCGTGAACGATCTGGACAAGACCGTGACGTTTTACAAAGACGTCCTCGGCCTGCAAGAGATCAAACGCCACAAATCCCCACGCGGCTCTGAACTGGTCTTCCTGAAGACCCCGAACAGCGATGAGCTCATCGAAATCTGCTCCTTCCCGGCCAGCGGCCCAGTCACCCTGGGGCCGGATGTCACCCACCTGGCCTTCGAGGTGGATGACCTGGAATCCTTCGCCAAGCATGCCGCGGAAAAAGGTTATCCGTTTTCAGATGGTCCTACGGAAAGCTCCAGCGGCACGTTTGCCTTCATCGATGCTCCCGAGGGCTATGAAATAGAACTGATCCAATACCGGAAGTAG